In one window of Thalassotalea agarivorans DNA:
- the rsxB gene encoding electron transport complex subunit RsxB — protein MEALIAIAVLGLLAAAFGALLGFASEKYKVEGDPIVEQIDAILPQTQCGQCGYPGCKPYAEAVANGDAINKCAPGGEDTIKKIADLMGVEAIPMDESHEADNTPKVAFIIEEDCIGCTKCIQACPVDAIIGASKQMHTIIADECTGCDLCVAPCPVDCIEMRPVQQTPQTWQWDLESIPITEVK, from the coding sequence ATGGAAGCACTCATTGCTATTGCCGTATTAGGTCTGCTTGCTGCTGCCTTTGGTGCGTTATTAGGTTTTGCCTCTGAAAAATACAAAGTAGAGGGCGACCCAATCGTCGAGCAAATCGACGCTATCTTACCTCAAACACAATGCGGCCAATGTGGTTACCCCGGCTGTAAACCCTATGCCGAAGCAGTTGCCAATGGTGACGCGATTAACAAGTGCGCACCCGGTGGTGAAGACACAATAAAGAAAATTGCGGACTTAATGGGCGTCGAAGCGATCCCCATGGATGAAAGCCATGAAGCAGACAATACACCAAAAGTAGCTTTTATTATCGAAGAAGACTGCATTGGCTGTACTAAGTGTATTCAAGCCTGTCCGGTAGATGCCATTATTGGTGCTTCTAAACAGATGCATACGATTATTGCTGACGAATGTACCGGTTGTGACTTATGTGTTGCGCCATGCCCTGTTGATTGTATTGAGATGCGCCCTGTCCAGCAAACGCCTCAAACGTGGCAGTGGGATTTAGAAAGTATTCCTATCACGGAGGTGAAGTAA
- the rsxA gene encoding electron transport complex subunit RsxA: MTDYLLLLVGTVLVNNFVLVKFLGLCPFMGVSSKTDTAIGMSLATTFVMTLASLLSYIVNTYILQPLDLEFLTTMSFILVIAVVVQFTEMVVHKTSANLYRVLGIFLPLITTNCAVLGVALLNIYEQHNFLQSIFYGFGAAAGFSLVLILFSAMREKIANANVPKAFRGSAIAMVTAGLMALAFMGFTGLVKV; encoded by the coding sequence ATGACAGACTATTTACTGTTGCTGGTTGGCACAGTGCTAGTAAACAACTTTGTCCTGGTTAAGTTTTTAGGTCTATGCCCTTTCATGGGGGTATCGTCTAAAACTGACACGGCTATTGGTATGTCGTTAGCTACGACATTCGTGATGACATTGGCGTCGCTACTTAGCTACATCGTCAATACCTATATTCTTCAGCCGCTAGATCTTGAATTTTTAACAACCATGTCTTTCATCCTGGTCATTGCCGTAGTCGTGCAATTTACCGAAATGGTTGTGCATAAAACCAGTGCAAATCTTTACCGTGTTTTAGGAATATTTTTACCTCTTATCACCACCAACTGCGCTGTACTTGGTGTCGCTCTTTTGAACATTTATGAACAACACAATTTCCTTCAATCAATTTTTTACGGCTTTGGCGCTGCCGCCGGTTTTTCTCTCGTGCTTATTTTGTTTTCTGCCATGCGTGAAAAAATTGCAAACGCAAATGTGCCAAAAGCCTTTAGAGGTTCAGCAATTGCTATGGTAACCGCAGGACTTATGGCGCTTGCCTTTATGGGCTTTACTGGCTTGGTGAAAGTGTAA
- a CDS encoding EAL domain-containing protein, with amino-acid sequence MYTFSQLLIRNTVLGVLFSITMAVLSLTVLSSYLEQVQQDSQQTIRSLATQTLNNTEANLLSKTLQRSFTFQQLNIDIISGDKLTNYKNSKTNFLVNLVSPQPKQIIIKDHQVKISYLLDFSKQVSLVSTIILIMIAATALFLTLSAYLSTTKYKRIFDGFNRQIKQEIDHVMKPDVARGADPDIVEIPELKKGLSEIHQLIESQVENSSALEKEAYYEKLTGFYNRNAFVQFYENKINQNDEIEFGVLLITRCSELQTINQIHGYHEGDKYILAVAEIMKKSAQKYQGAELFRINSSDFATIIPNTKLQDAEEYAKDLSRQFDDFQTSSELDSVANTGLVYFDKQKPLGELLALADTGISVAQTQQVNSYHSQRDTDILKSTSANYGNQNWRQEIDGVLENERIILLVQHIKPSNRNTRAYGEILARFLNSNEEMLPTASFIAMAEKLDRIVAVDKLVIETAIAEINNKNLYDQSYGINISARTIHDEQFLVWLERRLLREPKVAPKLVFEITEYGLQQNIRTSKRFIDMLHRVGSRITVERFGVGLTSFKFFRDLKPDFIKMDATYTRDIDEDKNNQYFLRLMVDLAHRLSIYVLAESVETQEEKHTLERLFVDGCQGFYIGKPQNL; translated from the coding sequence ATGTACACGTTTTCTCAACTTCTGATTCGAAATACTGTTTTAGGTGTGTTGTTTAGCATCACCATGGCAGTATTAAGTTTAACGGTTTTGTCGAGCTACTTAGAACAAGTTCAGCAAGACTCTCAGCAGACGATACGTAGTCTTGCTACACAAACGTTGAACAACACAGAAGCTAACCTTCTTAGCAAAACTTTGCAACGAAGCTTTACCTTTCAGCAATTGAACATCGATATTATTTCGGGTGACAAGCTGACTAACTATAAAAATAGTAAAACTAACTTTTTGGTTAATTTAGTCTCGCCGCAACCGAAACAAATCATCATTAAAGATCATCAAGTTAAAATCAGTTATTTGCTGGACTTTTCAAAACAAGTATCACTTGTCTCTACAATAATTTTGATCATGATCGCTGCAACTGCGCTATTTTTGACCTTGTCAGCGTACCTAAGTACCACTAAGTACAAGCGTATCTTTGACGGTTTCAACCGCCAAATTAAGCAAGAAATTGATCACGTCATGAAGCCCGATGTAGCGCGCGGTGCTGATCCTGATATTGTTGAAATCCCTGAGCTGAAAAAGGGCTTAAGTGAAATTCATCAATTGATTGAATCTCAAGTAGAGAACTCATCTGCACTTGAAAAAGAAGCCTATTACGAAAAGCTAACCGGTTTTTATAACCGTAATGCGTTTGTTCAGTTCTATGAAAACAAGATCAACCAAAACGATGAAATAGAATTTGGTGTGCTATTAATTACGCGTTGTTCAGAATTACAAACCATCAACCAAATTCATGGTTACCACGAAGGCGATAAATACATACTTGCCGTTGCGGAAATTATGAAAAAGTCAGCGCAAAAATATCAAGGCGCTGAATTGTTCAGAATTAATAGCTCTGACTTTGCCACCATCATTCCTAATACCAAACTGCAAGACGCTGAAGAGTATGCAAAAGATTTGTCACGACAATTTGACGACTTCCAGACCTCTTCTGAATTAGATTCTGTAGCCAATACTGGTTTGGTCTATTTTGACAAACAAAAGCCTTTAGGTGAATTGTTAGCACTTGCCGATACGGGTATTAGTGTTGCTCAAACGCAACAAGTTAATTCATATCATTCGCAACGTGATACTGACATATTAAAAAGCACTAGTGCGAACTATGGTAACCAAAATTGGCGCCAAGAAATTGATGGTGTACTTGAAAACGAGCGTATTATTTTGCTTGTTCAACATATCAAGCCAAGTAATCGAAACACACGTGCTTACGGCGAAATCCTTGCGCGCTTTTTAAATAGCAACGAAGAAATGTTGCCGACAGCGTCATTTATCGCCATGGCGGAAAAACTTGATCGCATCGTCGCTGTCGACAAACTTGTGATTGAAACAGCGATTGCTGAAATTAATAACAAGAATTTGTACGATCAAAGTTACGGCATCAATATTAGTGCACGTACCATCCATGACGAGCAGTTCTTGGTTTGGTTAGAGCGTCGCCTACTTAGAGAACCTAAAGTTGCACCTAAGCTTGTATTTGAGATTACCGAATATGGCTTACAACAAAACATTAGAACCAGTAAGCGATTCATCGATATGTTACATCGCGTCGGTTCTCGTATTACCGTTGAGCGCTTTGGTGTTGGTTTAACCTCATTTAAATTCTTTAGAGATCTTAAGCCGGACTTTATCAAAATGGACGCTACCTATACGCGTGATATTGACGAAGATAAGAATAATCAGTATTTCCTTCGCTTGATGGTAGATTTGGCGCATAGATTAAGTATTTATGTCCTCGCTGAAAGCGTTGAAACACAGGAAGAGAAACACACCTTAGAACGATTGTTTGTGGACGGGTGCCAAGGCTTTTACATCGGTAAACCGCAGAATCTTTAG
- the rimP gene encoding ribosome maturation factor RimP, which yields MAKFEQKLTEILRPAVEETGKELLGVEFISAGNNSVLRLFIDHPDGINVDDCAEVSHQVGAILDVEDPISTEYNLEVSSPGLDRPLFEKAHFEAVVGEIINVKTSMPIDGRRKFKGTLEAIENDTLIVIVDGQDYELTIGNVDKANLVHQFDK from the coding sequence TTGGCTAAATTTGAACAAAAATTGACTGAGATTTTGCGTCCGGCTGTCGAAGAGACAGGCAAGGAATTATTAGGTGTTGAATTTATCAGCGCAGGCAACAATTCAGTTTTACGTTTGTTTATCGATCACCCAGACGGCATTAACGTCGACGACTGTGCGGAAGTTAGTCATCAAGTTGGTGCAATTTTGGATGTCGAGGACCCTATTAGTACAGAATACAATTTAGAGGTGTCTTCACCTGGTTTAGACCGACCTCTATTTGAAAAAGCCCACTTTGAAGCCGTTGTGGGTGAAATTATTAATGTCAAAACGTCAATGCCTATTGATGGTCGTCGCAAATTCAAAGGGACGTTAGAAGCGATAGAAAATGACACTTTGATTGTAATCGTTGATGGTCAAGATTATGAACTGACTATCGGTAATGTAGATAAAGCAAATCTTGTCCATCAATTCGACAAGTAA
- the nusA gene encoding transcription termination factor NusA, with the protein MTKEVLLVVDTVSNEKAVSRESIFQALETALETATKKKYEGDIAVRVEIDRETGEFDTFRRWLVVDDAEQPLENPYAEISLAAAQYDDSTKEVGDYVEEQIESVKFDRITTQTAKQVIVQKVREAERALIVDAYQDQVGELITGVVKKASRDNVILDLGNNAEAIIYRDDMLPREVFRPGDRVRGLLYAIKPEARGAQLFVSRTKPEMLVELFRVEVPEIGEEMLEIKGAARDPGSRAKIAVKSNDKRIDPVGACVGMRGSRVQAVSGELGGERVDIVLFDDNPAQFVINAMAPAEVASIIVDEDRRTMDIAVEEDNLAMAIGRSGQNVRLASQLTAWELNVMTTADMQEKHQAENDKVLGLFTEKLDIDEDFATILADEGFTSLEEIAYVPVQELLEIDGMDEDIVEELRNRAKAALTTQALADEESLEGAEPAEDLLNLEGLDKHLAYVLASKGVVTLEDLAEQGVDDLVDIEELNEEQAGELIMAARNICWFSEEE; encoded by the coding sequence ATGACTAAGGAAGTATTACTAGTAGTTGATACCGTTTCGAATGAAAAAGCTGTATCGAGAGAGAGTATATTCCAAGCATTAGAAACTGCATTGGAAACAGCGACAAAGAAAAAGTACGAAGGTGATATTGCCGTTCGCGTTGAAATTGATCGTGAAACAGGTGAGTTTGATACATTTCGTCGTTGGTTAGTTGTTGATGATGCTGAGCAACCATTAGAAAATCCATATGCCGAAATTTCTCTTGCGGCAGCACAGTATGATGACAGCACAAAGGAAGTTGGCGATTACGTTGAAGAACAAATTGAATCAGTAAAGTTTGACCGTATTACGACACAAACAGCTAAGCAAGTTATCGTACAGAAAGTTCGAGAAGCAGAGCGCGCTTTGATTGTTGATGCATATCAAGATCAAGTAGGTGAGCTAATCACCGGTGTTGTTAAGAAAGCAAGCCGTGACAACGTTATTTTAGATTTAGGCAATAACGCAGAAGCAATTATCTATCGCGATGACATGTTGCCACGCGAAGTATTCCGTCCGGGCGATCGAGTACGCGGTTTGTTGTATGCGATTAAGCCTGAAGCACGTGGTGCGCAGTTATTTGTGAGCCGCACTAAGCCAGAAATGCTGGTTGAGTTATTCCGTGTTGAAGTACCAGAAATTGGTGAAGAAATGCTTGAGATCAAGGGCGCCGCTCGTGATCCAGGTTCTCGTGCCAAAATCGCAGTTAAAAGTAACGATAAGCGTATCGACCCAGTTGGTGCGTGTGTTGGTATGCGTGGTTCTCGTGTGCAAGCTGTATCTGGCGAATTGGGCGGTGAGCGCGTTGATATCGTATTGTTTGACGACAATCCAGCACAATTTGTTATCAATGCGATGGCGCCTGCTGAAGTAGCATCTATTATTGTTGATGAAGACAGACGCACAATGGACATCGCAGTTGAAGAAGACAACCTAGCAATGGCGATTGGTCGTAGTGGTCAAAACGTTCGTTTAGCAAGCCAATTAACGGCTTGGGAACTGAACGTAATGACAACAGCTGATATGCAAGAGAAGCATCAAGCTGAAAATGACAAAGTATTAGGTCTATTCACTGAGAAGTTAGATATTGACGAAGACTTTGCAACGATTCTTGCTGACGAAGGTTTCACGTCTTTAGAAGAAATTGCTTACGTACCAGTACAAGAGTTATTGGAAATCGATGGTATGGATGAAGATATCGTCGAAGAACTGCGTAACCGTGCAAAAGCAGCGTTAACTACACAAGCGTTAGCTGACGAAGAATCATTAGAAGGTGCAGAACCAGCTGAAGATTTATTAAACCTTGAAGGTTTAGACAAGCACCTAGCATACGTATTAGCGAGTAAAGGCGTTGTAACGTTAGAAGACCTGGCGGAGCAGGGCGTAGACGACCTAGTAGATATTGAAGAGCTAAATGAAGAGCAAGCAGGTGAATTAATAATGGCTGCTCGTAACATTTGTTGGTTTAGCGAAGAAGAGTAA
- the infB gene encoding translation initiation factor IF-2, with translation MAEVTVEQLAEEIGATVDKLVSQFEETGVKKVATDVVSEEEKEALLEHLKKQHGDDSAAKPNKMTLSRKKKSTLVLGSGSKAKSVQVEVRKKRTYVKRSELEEQQIKEAEEKAAAEAKAQAEANAKAAAEAAAKEKIAAEAAAKARAEAAAEEKAKAKAEADAKAKEAAKAKAKEIEAKPQPDPQESEEAKKLREAQEAEARAKAEAEAAAAAEAARKLAEENEARWKAQEEERKAHENDVVHLTSSKYAQEAEDAVDKEEEGGGRRRKKKKAGKQQDAQVAFKGKGKKGKKTLSAPQSLQHGFQKPVEKKTKEIRIGETISVAELANKMAVKGAEVVKEMFKMGAMATINQVIDQETAALVAEEMGHNVVLVKENALEEAVLSDRGDAGDAVTRAPVVTIMGHVDHGKTSLLDYIREAKVAAGEAGGITQHIGAYHVETEGGMVTFLDTPGHAAFTSMRSRGAKATDIVIIVVAADDGVMPQTIEAIQHAKAAEVPIIIAVNKMDKETADPDRVKNELSQHDIIPEDWGGDTQFVHVSAKTGLGIDELLESVLLQSEVLELTAIVDKMANGVVIESKLDKGRGPVATILVQEGTLNQGDIVLCGLEYGRVRAMRDELGKTITSAGPSIPVEIIGLSGVPQSGDEATVVKDEKKAREVALYRQGKFRDVKLARQQKAKLENMFSDMAEGDVSEVNVVLKSDVQGSLEAISDALVKLSTEEVKVKIIGSGVGGITETDASLAAASNAIVVGFNVRADASARRVIESEGVDLRYYSVIYDLIDEVKQAMSGLLAPEFKQEIIGLAEVRDVFKSPKIGAIAGCMVTEGIIKRNNPIRVLRENVVIYEGELESLRRFKDDVQEVRNGTECGIGVKNYNDVKVGDQIEVFETVEVKRSL, from the coding sequence ATGGCAGAAGTAACAGTTGAACAACTTGCCGAAGAAATTGGTGCTACCGTTGATAAATTGGTAAGCCAATTTGAAGAAACTGGGGTGAAGAAAGTTGCCACAGATGTCGTTTCGGAAGAAGAAAAAGAAGCACTATTAGAGCATCTTAAAAAACAACATGGCGATGATTCAGCGGCTAAACCAAACAAAATGACGTTAAGCCGTAAGAAAAAATCAACGCTTGTATTGGGCTCAGGTAGCAAGGCTAAATCTGTGCAAGTAGAAGTACGTAAAAAACGTACTTACGTAAAACGCAGTGAGCTAGAAGAGCAGCAAATTAAAGAAGCTGAAGAAAAAGCGGCAGCAGAAGCTAAGGCGCAAGCTGAAGCAAACGCGAAAGCAGCAGCGGAAGCAGCAGCGAAGGAAAAAATTGCAGCCGAAGCGGCAGCAAAAGCGCGTGCAGAAGCAGCGGCTGAAGAAAAAGCGAAAGCAAAAGCTGAAGCAGATGCTAAAGCGAAAGAAGCAGCAAAAGCTAAAGCGAAAGAAATAGAAGCTAAGCCACAACCAGATCCGCAAGAATCTGAAGAAGCTAAGAAGCTAAGAGAAGCGCAAGAAGCTGAAGCTCGTGCTAAGGCAGAAGCTGAAGCAGCGGCAGCAGCAGAAGCGGCTCGTAAATTAGCGGAAGAAAATGAAGCTCGTTGGAAAGCGCAAGAAGAAGAGCGTAAAGCACATGAAAATGATGTTGTGCATTTAACCTCTTCTAAATATGCCCAAGAAGCTGAAGACGCAGTAGACAAAGAAGAAGAAGGTGGCGGTCGCCGTCGCAAGAAGAAAAAAGCAGGCAAGCAGCAAGATGCTCAAGTAGCCTTCAAAGGCAAAGGGAAGAAAGGCAAGAAAACGCTTTCTGCTCCGCAAAGCTTACAGCACGGTTTCCAAAAGCCTGTTGAAAAGAAAACCAAAGAAATTCGCATTGGTGAAACAATTTCAGTCGCTGAACTAGCTAACAAAATGGCGGTTAAAGGTGCTGAAGTTGTAAAAGAAATGTTCAAAATGGGGGCAATGGCAACCATTAACCAAGTGATTGACCAAGAAACAGCGGCGCTAGTTGCTGAAGAAATGGGTCACAATGTTGTACTAGTGAAAGAAAATGCCCTTGAAGAAGCGGTGCTATCAGATCGTGGTGATGCAGGTGATGCGGTTACACGTGCACCGGTTGTTACTATCATGGGTCACGTTGACCACGGTAAAACATCATTACTTGATTACATTCGCGAAGCTAAGGTAGCTGCCGGCGAAGCAGGTGGTATTACACAGCACATTGGTGCATACCACGTAGAAACTGAAGGTGGCATGGTAACCTTCTTAGATACACCAGGTCACGCGGCGTTTACATCAATGCGTTCACGTGGTGCGAAAGCAACAGATATCGTTATTATCGTTGTTGCTGCAGATGACGGCGTGATGCCGCAAACAATTGAAGCAATTCAGCATGCTAAGGCAGCTGAGGTGCCAATTATTATCGCAGTTAACAAAATGGATAAAGAAACAGCTGATCCTGATCGCGTTAAGAATGAGTTGTCGCAGCACGATATTATCCCAGAAGATTGGGGTGGTGATACGCAATTTGTTCACGTTTCTGCGAAAACCGGTTTGGGTATTGATGAGTTACTTGAGTCAGTATTACTACAATCAGAAGTACTTGAATTAACCGCTATTGTCGACAAGATGGCAAATGGTGTCGTAATTGAATCTAAGCTTGATAAAGGCCGCGGTCCAGTTGCAACAATTCTTGTACAAGAAGGTACATTGAATCAAGGCGACATCGTGTTATGTGGTTTAGAATATGGCCGTGTTCGTGCGATGCGCGACGAGTTGGGTAAAACCATCACGTCAGCAGGTCCATCAATTCCAGTAGAAATTATTGGTTTAAGTGGTGTGCCTCAGTCAGGTGACGAAGCGACAGTTGTTAAAGACGAGAAGAAAGCACGTGAAGTTGCGTTGTACCGTCAAGGTAAGTTCAGAGACGTTAAATTAGCACGTCAGCAAAAAGCGAAACTTGAGAACATGTTCTCAGATATGGCTGAAGGTGATGTGTCTGAAGTCAACGTAGTATTGAAGTCAGACGTACAAGGTTCACTAGAAGCGATTTCAGATGCGCTTGTTAAGCTATCAACAGAAGAAGTTAAGGTGAAAATCATCGGCTCTGGTGTTGGTGGTATTACTGAAACAGACGCATCCTTAGCCGCGGCATCAAATGCTATCGTTGTTGGTTTTAACGTTCGTGCCGATGCATCTGCGCGTCGTGTCATTGAATCAGAAGGTGTCGATTTACGTTACTACAGCGTTATCTACGACCTAATCGACGAAGTGAAGCAAGCAATGAGCGGTTTACTTGCACCAGAATTCAAGCAAGAAATCATTGGTCTTGCTGAAGTACGTGACGTATTTAAGTCACCAAAAATTGGTGCTATCGCAGGTTGTATGGTAACTGAGGGTATCATCAAGCGTAACAACCCAATTCGTGTACTTCGCGAAAATGTTGTTATCTACGAAGGTGAACTTGAGTCGCTACGCCGCTTTAAAGACGACGTACAAGAAGTTCGTAACGGTACTGAGTGTGGTATCGGTGTTAAGAACTACAACGACGTAAAAGTGGGCGACCAAATCGAAGTATTTGAAACAGTAGAAGTGAAGCGTTCGCTTTAA
- the rbfA gene encoding 30S ribosome-binding factor RbfA, translated as MARDFSRTDRVGQQIQKEVAMIIQREVKDPRLGMVTVNAVEVSRDLAYAKVFVTFLVIEEQDYAQAVSILNEAAGFIRTLLAKRIKARIMPELRFEYDASLAEGVRMTNLVNQAVDTDKRKAQTDSDDEGA; from the coding sequence ATGGCGAGAGACTTTTCTCGTACTGACAGAGTGGGTCAGCAAATTCAAAAAGAAGTCGCTATGATAATTCAACGTGAAGTTAAAGACCCACGTTTAGGCATGGTGACAGTGAACGCTGTTGAGGTGTCACGCGATTTAGCTTACGCAAAGGTGTTTGTAACCTTTCTTGTTATTGAAGAACAAGATTACGCACAAGCCGTAAGTATATTAAATGAAGCCGCTGGTTTTATTCGTACTTTATTAGCTAAGCGCATTAAAGCACGTATTATGCCTGAGCTACGTTTTGAATATGATGCATCACTTGCAGAAGGTGTACGTATGACAAACTTAGTGAATCAAGCTGTCGATACTGATAAGCGTAAAGCTCAAACGGATAGTGACGACGAAGGCGCTTAA
- the truB gene encoding tRNA pseudouridine(55) synthase TruB — MAKRRKGRPVHGIVLLDKGYDISSNHALQQVKRLYFAQKAGHTGALDPLATGMLPICLGEATKFSQFLLDTDKTYQVTAKLGVRTTTSDVDGEVVSTKPVAVSDEQLAQALDSFRGTTQQVPSMYSALKYQGKPLYHYAREGIEVPREARDITVFRLDLLRFEGDEVDLEIHVSKGTYIRTIVDDLGEKLGCGAHVSALRRIAVSNYPVDQMVTMEELQQLLDKARDEDKAPSTYLDQLLLPMETACVDMPKVLVDDMSANYLRHGNPVQGYQAPSEGLVQVFAGDSFESAEFIGVGQIDDDGLVAPKRITVLDN, encoded by the coding sequence ATGGCAAAACGAAGAAAGGGACGCCCCGTCCATGGCATCGTTCTGCTAGACAAGGGCTATGACATTTCGTCAAATCATGCACTGCAACAAGTAAAGCGCCTTTACTTTGCGCAAAAAGCAGGTCATACCGGTGCGTTAGATCCATTGGCAACCGGCATGCTGCCTATATGTTTAGGCGAAGCAACTAAGTTTTCACAGTTTTTGTTAGATACGGATAAAACCTATCAAGTAACGGCGAAGCTTGGTGTGCGTACCACCACAAGTGATGTTGACGGTGAAGTTGTGTCGACTAAACCTGTGGCGGTTAGTGACGAACAACTAGCACAGGCGCTAGATAGTTTTCGCGGCACGACGCAACAAGTGCCATCGATGTATTCAGCATTGAAATATCAAGGCAAACCTTTATATCACTACGCCCGTGAAGGTATTGAAGTGCCAAGAGAAGCGCGTGATATCACCGTGTTTCGACTTGATCTTTTGCGTTTTGAAGGCGATGAAGTTGACCTTGAAATTCACGTGTCTAAAGGCACATACATTCGTACGATCGTTGACGACCTGGGTGAGAAACTAGGCTGTGGCGCACACGTTTCTGCCTTAAGGCGAATTGCTGTTAGCAACTACCCTGTAGACCAAATGGTTACCATGGAAGAATTACAGCAATTGTTAGATAAAGCGCGCGATGAGGACAAAGCACCATCTACTTATTTAGATCAATTGCTTTTGCCTATGGAAACCGCTTGTGTCGATATGCCAAAGGTACTAGTAGACGATATGTCTGCGAATTATCTACGTCACGGTAACCCTGTTCAAGGCTATCAAGCACCGAGTGAAGGCTTAGTTCAAGTGTTCGCTGGCGATAGCTTTGAAAGTGCTGAATTTATTGGCGTAGGGCAAATTGATGACGACGGTTTAGTGGCACCTAAACGTATTACCGTATTAGACAATTAA
- the rpsO gene encoding 30S ribosomal protein S15: protein MSLNAAEKAAVVAEYATKEGDTGSPEVQVALLTTQINHLQGHFKAHIHDHHSRRGLLRMVSQRRKLLDYLKRKDVERYTALIGKLGLRR, encoded by the coding sequence ATGTCTTTAAATGCAGCAGAAAAAGCAGCAGTAGTTGCAGAATACGCAACTAAAGAAGGTGACACTGGTTCTCCAGAGGTTCAAGTAGCTTTATTAACTACTCAAATTAACCACTTACAAGGTCACTTCAAAGCACACATCCACGATCATCACTCACGTCGTGGTCTATTACGCATGGTAAGCCAACGTCGTAAGCTTCTTGACTACTTGAAGCGTAAAGATGTAGAGCGTTACACTGCGTTAATCGGTAAGTTAGGTCTACGTCGTTAA
- a CDS encoding dihydrodipicolinate synthase family protein produces the protein MGTNSADWRYTVMPAVFTWLKASASGALEIDFDATKDYAAGILKVQGKGGTRMGGLVGSGTLGENSYLSNQQRLSLLSALSEVAKEYNVPLISGAAAETKEELATIVKELAAVGVDTVMVMPPKTQQTPSDEEMYDYYALSAAVAKEVGVTIMPYNNPDAAGYHALSTELLNKLAALPEVTALKISTTDVSVIETLMLENKEAKILAGVDTVTVHAGLAGACGGITGVGCIFPKASVTMQEYVNEGNWAEANKISQAMNSISYLDAQPLLLEYLKFAFGIHHNDVEGGLRTLGKALTQQQIDDVRARYILAKERLSELGLAE, from the coding sequence ATGGGAACAAACAGTGCAGATTGGCGATATACCGTTATGCCAGCTGTGTTTACATGGCTTAAAGCGTCGGCATCTGGCGCACTTGAAATTGATTTTGATGCAACCAAAGATTACGCAGCGGGTATTCTTAAAGTACAAGGAAAGGGTGGCACCAGAATGGGTGGCCTTGTTGGGTCAGGTACGCTTGGCGAGAATAGCTACTTAAGCAACCAGCAACGTCTTTCCTTGCTAAGTGCGCTTTCTGAAGTTGCCAAAGAATACAATGTACCATTAATCAGTGGCGCAGCAGCCGAAACAAAAGAAGAGCTTGCTACCATCGTTAAAGAACTAGCTGCGGTAGGTGTGGATACCGTAATGGTAATGCCACCAAAAACTCAACAGACACCCTCTGATGAAGAAATGTATGACTACTACGCACTTTCAGCCGCTGTAGCAAAAGAAGTAGGTGTAACAATTATGCCTTATAACAATCCTGATGCGGCTGGCTACCATGCACTTTCAACAGAACTATTAAACAAACTTGCTGCTCTGCCAGAAGTCACTGCGCTGAAAATATCTACTACCGATGTTTCAGTGATTGAAACCCTGATGCTAGAAAATAAAGAAGCAAAAATTCTTGCAGGAGTAGACACGGTTACAGTACATGCCGGACTTGCCGGTGCATGCGGTGGTATTACTGGTGTTGGCTGCATATTCCCAAAGGCGAGTGTCACTATGCAGGAGTATGTGAATGAGGGAAATTGGGCTGAGGCAAACAAAATCTCTCAAGCAATGAACTCTATCTCATATCTTGATGCTCAGCCGTTGCTTTTAGAATACCTTAAATTTGCGTTTGGCATTCATCACAACGATGTTGAAGGCGGACTTCGCACCTTGGGTAAAGCATTAACGCAACAACAAATTGATGATGTTCGCGCAAGGTACATACTGGCGAAAGAAAGACTTTCTGAGCTTGGTTTAGCTGAATAA